From one Candidatus Zixiibacteriota bacterium genomic stretch:
- a CDS encoding sigma-54 dependent transcriptional regulator, with product MNYKAAMDKPGRILVVDDDPLVLEALDQTFSDEYQVVTASSANEAIQIITSDGAIETVVLDIKMAKMDGLQAASKIKEIDPELPIIFHTGYPGDYSEDDIEKGHRPFDYVGKNERPFRLKRAVKNAISFYRLKSGHSDLVAIARDDYGMVGRSAAMLDVFRTIEKIGPTDNKVMILGPTGTGKELVARAIHRKSKRAENPLAIFNCNHKAPDLVESELFGHLRGSFTGAVADRIGMFEFADNGTVFLDEIGDLDITTQAKILRVLETGEMQRIGSPQVVKVDVRLICATHHDLPTRVMEKTFREDLYYRLKGVTIKLPALKERREDIPELIDFFSKRYCRRIGSGLKIFEPSARDFLIEYDWPGNVRQLLDTIQSLIDLSASYYITRKEVERYLAAIDQRGSFGGSLTDSVREFKRTLILKTLDRNKQNISAAARELSMDPSNLRKLMKDLQIQLG from the coding sequence TTGAATTATAAGGCAGCGATGGATAAACCGGGCAGAATTCTCGTGGTCGATGACGACCCGCTCGTCCTGGAAGCATTGGATCAGACTTTTTCCGATGAGTATCAGGTCGTTACAGCCTCCTCCGCAAACGAGGCCATACAAATCATTACGTCCGATGGCGCAATTGAGACGGTTGTGCTGGATATAAAAATGGCGAAGATGGATGGTCTTCAGGCCGCCTCGAAAATCAAAGAGATCGACCCGGAACTTCCCATCATTTTCCATACCGGTTATCCGGGCGACTACTCCGAGGACGATATCGAAAAAGGGCATCGCCCCTTTGACTACGTTGGCAAGAATGAGCGACCTTTCCGGCTGAAGCGTGCGGTTAAGAATGCTATCAGCTTCTATCGACTAAAGAGCGGCCATTCGGACCTGGTGGCCATCGCTCGCGACGATTATGGTATGGTTGGCAGGTCAGCGGCGATGCTTGATGTGTTCCGCACCATCGAGAAAATAGGTCCGACCGATAATAAGGTCATGATCCTGGGGCCTACCGGCACCGGCAAAGAGCTCGTCGCCAGGGCCATTCACAGAAAAAGCAAGCGAGCTGAAAACCCGCTGGCCATATTCAACTGCAATCACAAGGCCCCTGATCTTGTCGAGTCAGAGTTGTTTGGCCATCTGCGAGGCTCGTTTACGGGCGCTGTCGCCGATAGAATCGGGATGTTCGAATTTGCCGACAACGGCACCGTCTTCCTCGATGAAATCGGTGACCTCGACATCACGACCCAGGCAAAAATCCTCCGGGTGTTGGAAACGGGGGAGATGCAGCGAATAGGCTCGCCGCAGGTAGTGAAGGTCGATGTCAGGCTGATTTGCGCTACGCACCATGATCTACCCACCCGTGTGATGGAGAAAACCTTTAGGGAAGACCTGTATTATCGTCTCAAGGGAGTTACTATCAAGCTGCCTGCCCTGAAAGAACGCCGCGAAGACATCCCGGAGCTCATCGACTTTTTCTCGAAGCGGTACTGTCGGCGCATTGGCAGTGGCCTCAAAATCTTCGAACCATCGGCAAGGGATTTCCTCATTGAGTACGATTGGCCCGGTAATGTCCGACAGCTACTCGACACCATTCAATCGCTTATCGACCTCTCCGCCTCTTATTATATCACCAGGAAGGAAGTTGAGCGGTATCTGGCGGCGATTGACCAGCGCGGCAGTTTCGGTGGAAGTCTGACCGATAGCGTCAGGGAATTCAAACGGACATTGATTCTCAAGACTCTCGATCGCAATAAGCAAAATATCAGCGCCGCCGCCCGCGAACTCTCCATGGACCCGTCAAATCTCCGGAAGCTGATGAAAGACCTTCAGATTCAATTAGGTTGA